A window from Thermodesulfobacteriota bacterium encodes these proteins:
- a CDS encoding agmatine deiminase family protein, translating into MNDKKKPSYRMPAEWEPHSAVWLAWPYDEITFPDRVEKAEAAFVKILSALHESEPAELLVLDEEMKERAQGMLKSADIDMTKINFHVTDYADVWLRDTGPIFVKNGSGNTVITKWLFNAWGNKFPELLKDAAIPEKIGGWKKLPVEEAEIIVEGGAIDVNGLGVCLTTEECLLNENRNPVKTRADIEKCLGDYLGVRKTIWLGKGLVNDHTDGHIDEIARFVAPGRIVCAFEDDPDDENFQALQSNHKTLTEAADTDGRPFEVIRLPMPHVRYEDGSKAPVSYTNFYIGNTVVLAPVFNDGNDRKALEILRGCFPRREVVGIDCSDIIYGGGAIHCITQQQPA; encoded by the coding sequence ATGAACGACAAGAAGAAGCCCTCATACAGAATGCCCGCGGAATGGGAGCCGCACTCGGCCGTATGGCTCGCCTGGCCCTACGACGAGATCACGTTCCCGGACAGGGTGGAGAAAGCGGAGGCCGCGTTCGTAAAGATACTGAGCGCCCTGCACGAGAGCGAGCCTGCGGAACTTCTGGTGCTGGACGAGGAGATGAAAGAGAGGGCGCAGGGAATGCTTAAATCGGCGGACATCGATATGACGAAAATAAATTTCCACGTCACCGATTACGCCGACGTCTGGCTGAGGGACACGGGGCCGATATTCGTTAAAAACGGCTCCGGGAATACCGTTATAACGAAATGGCTCTTCAATGCGTGGGGAAACAAGTTTCCGGAGCTGCTTAAGGACGCAGCTATACCGGAAAAAATAGGCGGATGGAAAAAACTGCCGGTCGAAGAGGCTGAGATTATCGTCGAAGGGGGCGCTATAGACGTAAACGGCCTGGGAGTGTGTCTCACGACGGAGGAGTGCCTCCTCAACGAGAACAGGAACCCGGTGAAGACCAGGGCCGATATTGAAAAGTGCCTGGGAGACTACCTCGGCGTAAGGAAAACGATATGGCTCGGAAAGGGGCTCGTGAATGACCACACGGACGGGCACATAGACGAGATCGCCCGCTTCGTCGCACCGGGCAGGATAGTCTGCGCATTCGAAGACGACCCGGACGATGAGAATTTCCAGGCGCTTCAGTCAAATCACAAGACTCTGACTGAGGCTGCGGATACGGACGGCAGGCCGTTTGAGGTGATCAGGCTCCCCATGCCCCACGTGCGTTACGAGGACGGGAGCAAGGCGCCCGTTTCATACACGAACTTCTATATCGGCAACACGGTAGTACTCGCCCCGGTGTTCAACGACGGGAACGACCGCAAGGCGCTCGAAATACTCCGGGGATGCTTCCCCAGACGCGAAGTCGTAGGCATAGACTGCAGCGATATTATTTACGGAGGCGGCGCTATACACTGCATTACACAGCAGCAGCCGGCGTGA